The Sorangiineae bacterium MSr11367 genome window below encodes:
- a CDS encoding lipase family protein has protein sequence MVNGTADEVHSVGSPGAYTREQVMLTLSFISYLGIFEILDDAKTSAQILNQINKALAKTPPVAGNWQVIWGPARYDGFLTIFDENLMFVVQSIHDPSQYAIVIRGTNPVSLTNWVLQDFAVIRQMAWPYNAHPPGLKPKISQGTARGLQALQNSKPVRGIPGAGSTLYQFLANEVRRNPSPRLTVAVTGHSLGGALSPALALWLSDTQHASDEVATPPWDPNLKSRIEVYPFAGPSPGNRDWAKYYDLKLGASTKRVWNQFDVVPHGWTEVALKKLPQLYDPDITPDWLINLLLWSTTVLASRGDYLQILHETEPLGGGKTCGFLKDYLGQMIYQHTAAYPELLKLQHELDANAHFQYDDQLRNAVMEVAKAFHSKQAMGNGNGDAKRAAMPAVVPKIEDDDALDGLSAADAEVKAAEPRVLRIPKALNPVSLGLKRAYRVSASVAMQFVPHYLALHSLFKRRSLYRDRTRRRTSDFDFGAWR, from the coding sequence ATGGTGAACGGCACCGCCGACGAGGTGCATTCCGTGGGGAGCCCAGGGGCGTATACCCGTGAACAGGTCATGCTCACGCTTTCGTTCATATCCTATTTGGGTATTTTCGAAATCCTGGACGATGCGAAAACCTCGGCACAAATCCTCAATCAAATCAACAAAGCCCTGGCGAAGACTCCGCCCGTAGCGGGCAATTGGCAGGTCATTTGGGGACCTGCCCGCTACGATGGGTTTTTGACGATCTTCGACGAAAATCTCATGTTCGTGGTCCAATCGATCCACGACCCGTCGCAGTATGCCATCGTCATCCGCGGGACGAATCCCGTCTCGCTCACCAATTGGGTGCTTCAGGACTTCGCCGTCATCCGGCAGATGGCCTGGCCGTACAACGCGCATCCGCCGGGGCTCAAACCCAAGATCTCGCAGGGCACCGCGCGCGGCCTCCAAGCCCTGCAAAACTCCAAGCCCGTCCGGGGCATCCCGGGCGCGGGCTCCACTTTGTACCAATTTCTGGCCAACGAAGTCCGGCGCAATCCGAGCCCGCGCCTCACCGTGGCGGTCACCGGCCACAGCCTCGGCGGAGCGCTTTCGCCGGCGCTCGCCCTCTGGCTCTCGGACACGCAGCACGCCTCCGACGAGGTGGCGACGCCGCCGTGGGATCCGAACCTCAAATCCCGCATCGAGGTGTATCCCTTCGCCGGTCCGTCACCCGGAAACCGTGATTGGGCGAAATATTACGATTTGAAGCTGGGCGCGAGCACGAAGCGCGTATGGAACCAGTTCGACGTGGTTCCCCACGGCTGGACCGAGGTGGCGCTGAAGAAGTTGCCCCAGCTCTACGATCCCGACATCACCCCCGATTGGCTCATCAACCTGCTCCTATGGAGCACGACCGTCCTCGCGTCGCGCGGAGACTACCTCCAGATTCTCCACGAGACGGAGCCCCTCGGCGGCGGCAAAACGTGCGGCTTCCTCAAAGATTATCTCGGGCAGATGATCTACCAGCACACGGCCGCTTACCCCGAGCTCCTCAAACTGCAGCACGAGCTCGATGCGAATGCCCATTTCCAATACGACGACCAGCTTCGCAACGCCGTGATGGAGGTGGCCAAGGCCTTTCACTCCAAGCAAGCGATGGGCAATGGCAACGGGGACGCGAAACGCGCGGCCATGCCCGCGGTGGTCCCGAAGATCGAGGACGACGACGCCCTCGACGGCTTGTCCGCCGCCGACGCCGAGGTGAAAGCGGCCGAGCCTCGCGTGCTCCGCATTCCCAAAGCTCTCAACCCCGTTTCCCTAGGACTCAAGCGAGCGTACCGCGTGTCCGCCAGCGTTGCGATGCAATTCGTTCCGCACTACCTGGCACTCCATAGTCTCTTCAAACGCCGCTCCCTTTATCGAGATCGCACCCGCCGTCGTACATCGGACTTTGACTTTGGAGCCTGGAGGTGA